The Nicotiana tomentosiformis chromosome 9, ASM39032v3, whole genome shotgun sequence genome contains the following window.
TGAATTTCTACCAACAGCCTGCATTTGACCATCCATTATTGCAAAATCACACATTTCACCCTCAGGTTTGTCTCTACATCATTCTCTTAAGTCCAAATTAAAActaattatattataatatatgttgatattaatattgtttttgaggttttcaTGCAAACAGATGAAACCAACATTGCCTATAGTGAAAGAGTATTCCGACGAATCAATAACTGGTTGGCCTTTGGGAAGAGGAGTCGGTTGTCCAAAAGGAACAGTTCCCATAAGAAGAACTACTAAAGATGACCTGATCAGACAAAAACTTATGCCACCCGCAGAGGATGTCTCTTTCAGCACTTCGTTTTCCTATGTAAGATTATGAATTTAACTATATTAAATTTAATGACGATAGCTATTATACCTTCTTATAACAATACTTATCTCATGATAAAATTCTTACTGTATGTAGGGAAACAACTTGAGTAATAAAGTAACTTTTCCTTCCAAAGGGTACAAGGTAAGTATCCAGGAATTAATATTTCATCGTATTTCTTTGAATTTACTGTTGTAGTGTTATTTCTTCATAGGACAAGATAAGTAATACAATAGCTTAAATAATAATCATTCTTCTCAAATACAGCAAGTTTACTAGATGCTTCATGGGGACAATGagagaaaaaagagagagaaaagcaAAACTTAAGAAAATGTTGGGCAATTCAAGATAACAAATAGATTTTTTTAGCCGTTGTATGACCTCATGTTTTCTGTTATTTAGCTTGCTATTGTTCAAACCGAAAATAATCCAAGCAACAAGTTTGGAGGAGCTGGTATGGTGACTGCTATTTATACTCCTCGTGTGAAAGGCCAACAAAATAGTGCTTGTCGGTTGAAAATACAAAAAGGATCAGAAAATATACAAGTTGGATGGAGAGTATGTATCTTGACTTTTATTAATAGTTCATTATCTTCTCCTTATATTACTTATAATCTCTCTGTTGGTGAGTATCAACAAGTTTTTCTAACTCTCAACCTGCAATCATATTTTTTCTATCTTTACAAATACTTTTATCGTCTCTTTAGCTGTGTATTATTTTGGTATAATATTATTGCAGGTGGATCCTACACTTTATGGAGATGGTCGAAGTAGGCTATATACACATTTTCAAGTGAGTTATTTATAACTTTTTTTGAATATTATTCTTACCTTTTGTATAACATGGGCATGTCTTATATATCTTACCATTAATCTATATTCATGACATCTGAGTAACAAAGTATATGTTGCTTTTCTTTTGTAGGCAGGAAAAAATCAATGTTTTAATACACAATGTCCAGGATTTGTTATTGTAAACACAGATATACCTTTAGATTTTGTATACTCTCCTGTTACACAACGTGGAAGTAAGGATGCGTGGGTAGATAAAATGTACATAACGCGGGTAAATTAGTCTTAGACCTATTTCAGTAATTCATGAGTTATTTGATACTCTATTAATGTATAACactaaaatatttttcctttttgtcTTTTTTGAAAACTAAAGGACATTGTCAACGGGAACTGGTGGCTTTTGCTCACGCGAAATCAAACACAAGTTGGTTTTTGGCCAAAACAGATTTTTGATGAATTGAATGACTTTGCATCAACGATTGAATGGGGCGGAGTAGTATATAGTCCACCTGGGGTACTTGAACCTCCAATGGGCTCAAGCTTTTTTCCAATAGGAGACACACGTTATGATGCATATTGTAGGAATATTGGGACAATAGATGACAATGGCCAAGAAACAGAAGCTGGCAACTTAATACCTTACATGACCAATCCTGATCTATACAAGGTTGTCGATGCTCCAAGTGAGGGATCTAGTTTTAAGCATTCAGTCTTTTATGGGGGCCCTGGTGAAAGCATAGAGGTCTAACCTAAATAAGTTATGTCAAATACTACTGAATTGATAAGGAATCAATATGCTTTATAAATTAATTTACTATAGAGATTATAATGCGTAAATTTATCTCAATATATCTTTTAATTCTATAAGGAAATGGTGCAATATTTCTTTTCTTACCTTTGATACTTGATCATAATTTTTGTTGCGCGAGTTCTTTGTAttttcatctttattttattcttttcttCGCTCACAACTTTTGGAGGATAGTTCTCTTGTCTTTTTACCTTATTCTTGACGTAGAAAACCTTTTTATTTTGTTATGtattgtatatggtcgaaatcgggcatacccTATTTCGTTAGCAGGGGAGTTGCCTCGaaggtaacctcataatagatcaggctcgagctcgaagatagaaaACAAGCttggagatcgaagtgttcattgagatcgaggccagcaacaatcgagatcaagcatgactgactttgagtaaggcgtaataacggaatggcgagatatcagtaaccggtcgaagatcacggccGAAAttccggaacagatcaaatcaaagcggttattagtgccaatcatggaatctacttccgttattagagttataccttatttaggattcctctattatataaagagggatcccattcacttgtaaGGTGTATTTTCATTATTCATTGATAAGAAGAGACAcatacgctgctttctttgttTTAGTTACTGTTCATCGGTATTTGTTCCATCCTctattgttcttattaactaaactcgagactatctcgaatcgaggtcgaggcattcTTTGCaaaccggtttgatttattttattgtctaatttatctatttaattggtactggtttaaatcacatatccttaaaatcacaatataagtttaattgttactccatttttagggtaaacagtttggcgcccaccgtggggctaaggataacagtgattgttcagtactgatttTGGTAAAAtgcactattttacgcttgttcttttcaattatctttgctttcaggttaaaacatgtcaaactcacaaaacgcatccacacacagtgacaatggcctcggattccacggtgaaaatgaaaatgtgattgctccagaAGTCGAGGTGCAATAGGCTAATCTCGAGGGAGCACCGGTTtccaacccagtcgatgtcagttcgcacaTTTTTCTAAATGCGAACCTAGGCAAagatctcgatgggagtgtacgcagagaaggccgatctagtggtcgaggaacacagggcagaggagatgaaggagtcagtctccaagtgatattcgagatgcttcaggctcagcaagccactattgctcagttacaaaatcaatatagagcttcgaatagggtcgagccggaaattactcgccgtaccgagccagtacaagaaaggtcgaatggtaacgaatcggggactgatcctgtgataatgaaaatgctcgaggagctcaccaaaagaattgaatcaggggagaagagaatcgaagccaacgataaaaaactggagacatacaactctcgagttgatcagatacgGGGGGAACgaccaatcttgaaagggatggattcgaagaagtttgtacaaaagtcgtttcctccaagtgcggctccgaagcctattctaaagaagtttcgtatgccatacatacccaaatacaatgggaccactgatcccaacgagcatgttacttcatatacatgctccatcaagggtaacgatttagaagatgatgaactcaaatctgtgctgttgaaagagtttggagagaccctttcgaagggagcaattatttggtatcacaacctgccaccaaattccatagactcatttgccatgttagcagattctttcgtaaaggcacacgccgggtcCATAAAGATCGCAACGAGTAAattagaccttttcaaggtaagacaaagggataatgaaatgctgagggagttcgtgtcccaatttcaaatggaacgcatggagttgcctaACGATCACAAATGATTGGGCCGTtaaagctttcacccaagggttgaacgggagaagttcgatagcatcacgtcagttgaaacaaaatttgatcgagtatccagctgtaacttgggcagatgtgcacaattgatatcaatcgaagatcagggtcgaggacgaccaattaggagccccttccggttcagtacctccaaacaggtcggcagttaaaaaccagagggatgtcgacagggagccaaggtcgaaTAGAGACCGATATCAAACATATATCgtagatcgaaggaacaatggttcaggatgCAATTTCGCCTAGAACGAttgaagaagtgatcgaggacagaattctcggggacttatgagcaaaagttgTTTTGAAAAGTATGctgatcccacagaggcacctcgtTTATtgaaatataactttagcatcgatgcatcgggcattgtatcagCAATCGGAAGGAtgaaagatactaggtggcctagACCCATACAAACAGATCCTTcctaaagaaacccaaatttgatgtgatAATATagttataacggctagtttcaAGATATGATACAAACAGAAATATTTTAGTAGATATtttctgcacttgtactattaggatttCTAGGAACatgtttcctataaatagaaagagacacaatgataggggacatgaGATATTTATTTGTAAAAA
Protein-coding sequences here:
- the LOC138899582 gene encoding protein neprosin-like; amino-acid sequence: MMIQQRAIGYIFVLAISLLLSCNEVQGRTKLSYLEDLELEKQLKLLNKPAVKSIKTEYGDIYDCVNFYQQPAFDHPLLQNHTFHPQMKPTLPIVKEYSDESITGWPLGRGVGCPKGTVPIRRTTKDDLIRQKLMPPAEDVSFSTSFSYGNNLSNKVTFPSKGYKLAIVQTENNPSNKFGGAGMVTAIYTPRVKGQQNSACRLKIQKGSENIQVGWRVDPTLYGDGRSRLYTHFQAGKNQCFNTQCPGFVIVNTDIPLDFVYSPVTQRGSKDAWVDKMYITRDIVNGNWWLLLTRNQTQVGFWPKQIFDELNDFASTIEWGGVVYSPPGVLEPPMGSSFFPIGDTRYDAYCRNIGTIDDNGQETEAGNLIPYMTNPDLYKVVDAPSEGSSFKHSVFYGGPGESIEV